The Fibrobacter sp. genome contains a region encoding:
- a CDS encoding transposase — MPRMARLESPGSLFHIMAHSIEGKELFVDDDDRLDFLSRFAKGLKKCEYQCYAWVLMDNHYHFLI; from the coding sequence TCGAATGGCCCGTCTGGAATCTCCTGGCTCTCTTTTCCACATAATGGCGCACTCTATCGAGGGCAAAGAGCTCTTTGTCGATGACGATGACAGGCTCGATTTCCTTTCCCGTTTTGCGAAAGGGCTGAAAAAATGCGAATACCAGTGTTATGCATGGGTCCTGATGGACAACCATTACCACTTTCTTATCA